From the Roseateles sp. XES5 genome, one window contains:
- a CDS encoding adenosine kinase, with protein MTKFDVLTVGNAIVDIIARCDENFITDNGIIKGAMNLIDADRAELLYSRMGPALEASGGSAGNTASGVASFGGKAAYFGKVANDQLGDIFIHDIRAQGVHFETKPLQGTPPTARSMIFVTPDGERSMNTYLGACVELGPEDVEEQVVADAKVTYFEGYLWDPPRAKDAIRECARIAHAHGREMSMTLSDSFCVHRYRGEFLDLMRSGTIDIVFANKAEALALYETQDFEEALTRIAQDCRLAAVTMSEEGSVILTKGERTKVDAISVPSVVDTTGAGDLYAAGFLYGYTAGRSLADCGRLGSLAAGLVIQQVGPRPLLSLAEEGRKAGLI; from the coding sequence ATGACCAAATTCGACGTGCTGACGGTCGGCAACGCCATCGTCGACATCATCGCGCGCTGCGACGAGAACTTCATCACCGACAACGGCATCATCAAGGGCGCGATGAACCTCATCGACGCGGACCGGGCGGAACTGCTCTATTCCCGCATGGGCCCGGCGCTCGAAGCCTCCGGCGGCAGCGCCGGCAACACCGCCTCGGGCGTTGCCAGCTTCGGCGGCAAGGCCGCCTATTTCGGCAAGGTCGCGAACGACCAGCTCGGCGACATCTTCATTCACGACATCCGCGCCCAGGGCGTGCATTTCGAGACGAAGCCGCTTCAGGGCACGCCGCCGACCGCCCGCTCCATGATCTTCGTGACGCCGGACGGCGAGCGCTCGATGAACACCTATCTCGGCGCCTGCGTCGAGCTTGGCCCTGAGGATGTCGAGGAGCAGGTCGTCGCCGACGCCAAGGTCACCTATTTCGAGGGATATCTGTGGGATCCGCCGCGCGCCAAGGACGCGATCCGCGAATGCGCCCGCATCGCCCATGCCCATGGCCGCGAAATGTCGATGACGCTGTCCGACAGTTTCTGCGTCCACCGCTACCGCGGCGAGTTCCTGGATCTCATGCGCTCCGGCACCATCGACATCGTCTTCGCCAACAAGGCCGAAGCGCTGGCGCTCTACGAGACCCAGGATTTCGAGGAAGCCCTGACGCGCATTGCTCAGGATTGCCGGCTTGCAGCCGTCACGATGAGCGAGGAAGGCTCGGTCATCCTGACGAAGGGCGAGCGGACCAAGGTGGACGCGATCAGCGTGCCGAGCGTGGTGGATACGACGGGTGCGGGCGATCTCTACGCCGCCGGCTTCCTGTACGGCTATACGGCGGGTCGTTCGCTGGCCGATTGCGGCCGCCTCGGCAGCCTTGCCGCCGGCCTCGTCATCCAGCAGGTCGGCCCTCGGCCGCTGCTGTCGCTGGCGGAAGAGGGCCGAAAGGCCGGCCTTATTTGA
- the efp gene encoding elongation factor P produces the protein MVKIIASSVRKGNVLEVEGKLYVVLTAQNFHPGKGTPVTQIDMRRISDGTKVSERYRTTEQVERAFVEDREHNYLYEDGDGFHFMNPESYDQLTMSRDDIGDLKAYLQEGMTVILSVHEGVAIAIDLPRHVTLEITETEPVVKGQTASSSYKPAILSNGIRTLVPPHITAGTRVVIATEDGSYVERAKD, from the coding sequence ATGGTAAAGATCATCGCTTCTTCCGTCCGCAAGGGCAATGTCCTCGAGGTCGAAGGCAAGCTCTATGTCGTGCTGACGGCGCAGAACTTCCACCCCGGCAAGGGCACGCCGGTCACGCAGATCGACATGCGCCGCATCTCGGACGGCACGAAGGTCTCCGAACGCTACCGCACGACCGAGCAGGTCGAGCGCGCCTTCGTCGAGGACCGTGAGCACAACTACCTCTACGAGGACGGCGACGGCTTCCACTTCATGAACCCGGAAAGCTACGACCAGCTCACCATGTCGCGTGACGACATCGGCGACCTGAAGGCCTACCTCCAGGAAGGCATGACGGTCATCCTGTCGGTGCACGAAGGCGTTGCCATCGCCATCGACCTGCCGCGTCACGTCACGCTCGAAATCACCGAGACGGAACCGGTCGTCAAGGGCCAGACGGCCTCCTCGTCCTACAAGCCGGCGATCCTGTCGAACGGCATCCGCACGCTGGTGCCGCCGCACATCACGGCCGGCACGCGCGTCGTCATCGCGACGGAAGACGGTTCCTACGTCGAGCGCGCCAAGGACTGA
- the epmA gene encoding EF-P lysine aminoacylase EpmA gives MCATSPKPSPWWTPDVHADRRPFLLARNRIQAALRGWFAARDFIEVDTATLQVSPGNEAHLHAFATAAIGHAGTKTPLYLHTSPEFACKKLLAAGEQRIACFAHVYRNRERGPLHHPEFTMLEWYRAGETYDVLMADCGAMLALAAEVTGATMLSYRGATCDPALTPERLTVADAFTRHAGIDLLATIHADGSTDREGLAARLRTAGLRVAGDDTWADLFSRVLVEKVEPELGFGRATILCEYPTAEAALARPAPHDGRVAERFELYACGVELANAFGELTDAAEQRRRFELEMAEKARVYGETYPLDEDFLAALALMPEASGIALGFDRLVMLATGAARIDQVLWAPVAETQA, from the coding sequence ATGTGCGCCACAAGCCCCAAGCCTTCGCCCTGGTGGACGCCCGACGTCCATGCCGATCGCCGGCCGTTCCTTCTCGCGCGCAACCGTATCCAGGCGGCGCTGCGCGGCTGGTTCGCGGCGCGCGATTTCATCGAGGTCGACACCGCGACGCTGCAGGTCTCGCCCGGCAACGAGGCGCATCTGCACGCCTTTGCGACCGCCGCCATCGGCCATGCCGGCACGAAGACGCCGCTCTACCTGCACACCTCGCCGGAATTCGCCTGCAAGAAGCTCCTGGCAGCCGGCGAGCAGCGCATCGCCTGCTTCGCCCATGTCTACCGCAACCGCGAGCGCGGGCCGCTGCACCACCCCGAATTCACCATGCTGGAATGGTACCGGGCAGGCGAGACCTATGACGTGCTGATGGCGGACTGCGGCGCGATGCTGGCGCTTGCCGCCGAGGTCACGGGCGCGACGATGCTGAGCTATCGCGGCGCGACCTGCGACCCGGCACTCACCCCGGAGCGGCTGACCGTCGCCGATGCCTTCACGCGGCATGCCGGCATCGACCTTCTCGCAACGATCCACGCCGACGGCTCCACGGATCGCGAGGGCCTTGCCGCGCGCCTTCGGACGGCCGGACTGCGGGTCGCCGGGGACGATACCTGGGCCGACCTCTTCAGCCGCGTGCTGGTGGAGAAGGTGGAGCCGGAACTCGGCTTCGGCCGCGCCACCATCCTGTGCGAATATCCGACGGCCGAGGCCGCGCTGGCGCGCCCCGCCCCGCATGATGGGCGCGTCGCCGAGCGCTTCGAGCTCTATGCCTGCGGCGTGGAACTCGCCAATGCCTTCGGCGAACTGACGGACGCTGCCGAGCAGCGACGCCGCTTCGAGCTGGAGATGGCCGAGAAGGCCCGCGTCTACGGCGAAACCTATCCGCTCGACGAGGATTTCCTCGCCGCGCTCGCCCTCATGCCCGAGGCGAGCGGCATTGCGCTCGGCTTCGACCGGCTGGTCATGCTGGCGACGGGCGCCGCGCGCATCGACCAGGTGCTCTGGGCGCCGGTCGCGGAGACGCAAGCATGA
- a CDS encoding lysine-2,3-aminomutase-like protein, which yields MTAARSLTTVAELADAGLVSEARRAGATAVADRYAVAVTPALVPLIDRNDPHDPIARQFVPDAAELVTLPEERADPIGDLAHSPVEGIVHRYPDRVLLKAVHVCPVYCRFCFRREMVGPEGLGTLSAKALDAAIAYIADRPEIWEVILTGGDPLVLSPRRLQAILERLAAIAHVKIVRFHTRVPVVDPARIDAALIAALKASGKTTYVALHANHPREFTAEARAAIGRIVDAGLVMISQTVLLKGVNDDAAVLAELMRTFVENRIKPYYLHHPDLAPGTAHFRLTLAEGRALVEGLRGRVSGLCQPAYILDIPGGHGKVRADSTAVEEAGDGCFRVRDFRGETHAYPPGEEQA from the coding sequence ATGACGGCCGCGCGCAGCCTGACGACAGTCGCCGAACTCGCGGATGCCGGCCTCGTCTCAGAGGCCCGGCGCGCCGGCGCTACGGCCGTGGCCGACCGGTATGCCGTCGCCGTCACGCCGGCGCTGGTGCCGCTGATCGACCGGAACGATCCGCACGATCCCATCGCCCGCCAGTTCGTTCCCGATGCGGCCGAACTCGTCACCCTGCCGGAAGAGCGCGCCGACCCGATCGGCGACCTCGCCCACAGCCCCGTCGAGGGCATCGTGCACCGCTATCCGGACCGCGTGCTGCTGAAGGCCGTGCATGTCTGCCCGGTCTATTGCCGCTTCTGTTTCCGCCGCGAGATGGTGGGGCCGGAAGGGCTCGGCACGCTGTCCGCCAAGGCGCTGGATGCCGCCATCGCCTATATCGCGGACCGGCCGGAAATCTGGGAAGTCATCCTGACCGGCGGCGATCCGCTCGTGCTCTCCCCGCGCCGCCTGCAGGCGATCCTGGAACGGCTGGCCGCCATCGCGCATGTGAAGATCGTGCGCTTCCACACCCGCGTGCCGGTGGTCGATCCTGCACGGATCGACGCCGCCCTCATCGCCGCGCTGAAAGCCTCCGGCAAGACGACCTATGTGGCGCTTCACGCCAACCATCCCCGCGAGTTCACGGCCGAGGCACGCGCCGCCATAGGACGTATCGTCGATGCGGGCCTGGTAATGATCAGCCAGACCGTGCTGCTCAAGGGTGTCAACGACGATGCGGCCGTATTGGCCGAGCTGATGCGCACCTTCGTGGAAAACCGCATCAAGCCCTATTACCTGCACCACCCGGACCTTGCGCCCGGCACCGCGCATTTCCGCCTGACGCTCGCCGAGGGCCGGGCGCTGGTCGAAGGGCTGCGCGGCCGCGTCTCCGGCCTCTGCCAGCCGGCCTATATCCTCGACATTCCCGGCGGGCACGGCAAGGTACGGGCGGATTCCACGGCGGTGGAGGAAGCGGGCGACGGCTGTTTCCGCGTGCGCGACTTCCGCGGCGAGACCCATGCCTATCCGCCGGGCGAGGAACAGGCGTAG
- a CDS encoding methyl-accepting chemotaxis protein — translation MRNVRISRLLPALFALMVVLGALQGAVAFRSLSAMTGHIERIGTERMPQMSAILQLSHAFAELNATYSEHLLSMDPDEIGRVEARIKERADAFAGMVASYAAANSADAATVTEVDGIKSTLKTYLDDAAKLIQFSAIAAKGPALEVYKGPMQASADAITTSLNDLVARTQAVTDETIQAARGEEGTAFALTWAALAAAMGLAIAAVFLVNRRVVKPLNGLAGAMKRLASGDTAAAIAHADRTDEIGEMAGTVAVFRDNAADRQRLERQGEDDRRRADSERHAREAERTRDSGRVQEAVASLAEALGRLAGGDMTCRIEKPFDGDLDRLREDFNASVARLSDALREVGENARAIDAGASQIRAAADDLSRRTEQQAASVEETAAALEEITTTVKDSTRRAEEAGALVARTRSGAEKSGEIVRRAVAAMQEIEKSSSEISDIIGTIDGIAFQTNILALNAAVEAARAGEQGRGFAVVASEVRALAQRSAEAAKEIKTLINTSGEQVRAGVSLVGDTGRSLQTIVTEVQEINGHVQAIVEAAREQSTGLSEINTAVNAMDQGTQKNAAMVEETTAASHGLASEVQALNALIARFDVGGAAAPGRTMHAPHLHIVPATPPAPPAAPAPEPKIARKSPGQWNIKAASERSRPVTSPALALSEKLAGALGVQQDKGNDGDWEEF, via the coding sequence ATGCGTAATGTTCGGATCAGCAGGCTCCTGCCCGCGCTCTTTGCCCTCATGGTCGTTCTGGGCGCGCTGCAAGGCGCCGTCGCTTTCCGTTCCCTCTCGGCGATGACCGGCCATATCGAGCGCATCGGCACCGAGCGCATGCCGCAGATGAGCGCGATCCTGCAACTCAGCCACGCTTTCGCCGAACTCAACGCCACCTATTCCGAACACCTCCTGTCGATGGACCCGGATGAGATCGGCCGCGTCGAGGCGCGCATCAAGGAACGGGCGGACGCCTTTGCCGGCATGGTGGCATCCTACGCCGCCGCCAACAGCGCGGATGCGGCCACGGTCACCGAGGTCGACGGCATCAAGTCGACGCTGAAGACCTATCTCGACGATGCGGCCAAGCTGATCCAGTTCTCCGCCATCGCGGCCAAGGGCCCGGCGCTGGAGGTCTACAAGGGGCCGATGCAGGCGAGCGCCGATGCGATCACAACGTCGCTCAACGACCTCGTCGCGCGCACCCAGGCGGTGACGGACGAAACGATCCAGGCCGCCCGCGGTGAGGAAGGCACCGCCTTCGCGCTGACCTGGGCCGCGCTCGCCGCCGCGATGGGCCTTGCCATCGCCGCCGTCTTCCTCGTTAACCGCCGTGTCGTGAAGCCGCTGAACGGTCTTGCCGGTGCGATGAAGCGCCTCGCTTCGGGCGATACGGCCGCTGCCATTGCCCATGCCGACCGCACGGACGAGATCGGCGAGATGGCGGGCACGGTCGCCGTTTTCCGCGACAACGCCGCCGATCGCCAGCGCCTGGAGCGCCAGGGTGAGGACGACCGCCGGCGGGCCGATAGCGAGCGCCATGCCCGCGAGGCCGAGCGCACCCGCGACAGCGGCCGCGTGCAGGAGGCCGTCGCCAGCCTTGCCGAAGCGCTGGGCAGGCTTGCGGGCGGCGACATGACCTGCCGTATCGAAAAGCCCTTCGATGGCGATCTCGACCGCCTGCGCGAGGATTTCAACGCCTCCGTCGCGCGCCTCAGCGATGCGCTGCGCGAAGTCGGCGAGAATGCCCGGGCGATCGATGCCGGGGCGAGCCAGATCCGCGCTGCCGCCGACGATCTGTCGCGCCGCACCGAGCAGCAGGCCGCCTCCGTCGAGGAGACCGCCGCCGCGCTGGAAGAAATCACCACCACCGTCAAGGATTCGACCCGCCGGGCGGAAGAGGCCGGCGCGCTCGTTGCCCGTACTCGCTCGGGCGCGGAAAAATCCGGCGAGATCGTGCGCCGCGCCGTCGCGGCCATGCAGGAGATCGAGAAGTCCTCCAGCGAGATCAGCGACATCATCGGCACCATCGACGGCATCGCCTTCCAGACCAATATCCTGGCCCTGAACGCCGCGGTGGAGGCCGCGCGGGCCGGCGAGCAGGGCCGCGGCTTTGCCGTGGTGGCCAGCGAGGTGCGCGCGCTGGCCCAGCGCAGCGCCGAGGCGGCCAAGGAGATCAAGACCCTGATCAATACGTCCGGCGAGCAGGTGCGCGCGGGCGTGTCGCTGGTCGGCGATACCGGGCGCTCGTTGCAGACCATCGTCACCGAGGTTCAGGAGATCAACGGCCACGTCCAGGCCATCGTGGAGGCCGCACGAGAACAGTCGACTGGCCTTTCGGAAATCAACACCGCCGTCAACGCCATGGACCAGGGCACGCAGAAGAACGCTGCCATGGTGGAGGAGACGACGGCGGCCAGCCATGGCCTCGCCTCGGAAGTGCAGGCGCTGAATGCGCTGATCGCCCGCTTCGACGTCGGCGGCGCCGCGGCTCCCGGCCGCACCATGCATGCGCCGCATCTGCATATCGTGCCGGCCACGCCCCCGGCGCCGCCGGCCGCGCCCGCGCCGGAACCCAAGATCGCCCGCAAGTCTCCCGGCCAGTGGAACATCAAGGCCGCCTCTGAAAGGTCCCGCCCCGTTACCTCGCCCGCTCTCGCCCTCAGCGAAAAGCTCGCCGGTGCGCTTGGCGTGCAGCAGGACAAGGGGAATGACGGGGATTGGGAAGAGTTTTGA
- a CDS encoding sulfate transporter family protein: MILDAARLSLANLFAPETRSVFWKVLGLTLLALVVLWFGLRESFIAFAWPWLEGAMMPDLPQWAGWLTFVFGIVASLGLALGLALLLAPVTAIIAGFFLDDVAEVIEKRDYAADSPGVALPLGQAIAGSVKFLGIVILGNLLALFLLFIPGVNLVAFFLVNGYLLGREFFEFAAMRHRTPAEARLFRSKHASTVLIAGMLVATFLAIPIVNLLTPLFAAGLMVHLHKALSRKDPGFSLRQN, encoded by the coding sequence ATGATCCTCGACGCCGCCCGGCTTTCGCTCGCCAACCTTTTCGCGCCCGAGACGCGCAGCGTCTTCTGGAAGGTCCTCGGCCTCACCCTCCTTGCCCTCGTCGTCCTCTGGTTCGGCCTGCGCGAGAGCTTCATCGCCTTCGCCTGGCCATGGCTCGAGGGGGCGATGATGCCGGACCTGCCGCAATGGGCCGGCTGGCTCACCTTCGTCTTCGGCATCGTCGCCAGCCTCGGCCTGGCGCTCGGCCTTGCCTTGCTGCTGGCACCCGTGACGGCGATCATCGCCGGCTTCTTCCTCGACGACGTCGCCGAGGTCATCGAGAAGCGCGACTATGCCGCGGACAGTCCGGGCGTCGCGCTGCCACTCGGACAGGCGATCGCCGGCTCCGTCAAGTTCCTCGGCATCGTCATCCTCGGCAACCTCCTCGCCCTGTTCCTGCTGTTCATTCCCGGCGTCAATCTCGTCGCCTTCTTCCTCGTCAACGGCTACCTGCTCGGCCGGGAATTCTTCGAATTCGCGGCGATGCGCCACCGCACGCCGGCGGAAGCGCGGCTGTTCCGGTCCAAGCACGCGTCCACGGTGCTCATCGCGGGCATGCTGGTGGCGACCTTCCTGGCGATCCCGATCGTCAACCTGCTGACGCCGCTCTTTGCCGCCGGGCTGATGGTGCATCTGCACAAGGCGCTGAGCCGCAAGGACCCCGGTTTTTCACTGCGGCAGAATTGA
- a CDS encoding VOC family protein, producing MKTTSYYPVIMTDDVAGTVAFYEAHFRFEALFTSDWYVHLQSKEDEKVTLAVLDGSHETIPAVGRGKVSGLLLNFEVEDVDAVYAALCAAGLPILRDIRDEDFGQRHFITADSNGVLIDVIKPIPPSADYAALYDASILPQ from the coding sequence ATGAAGACGACCAGTTATTATCCCGTGATCATGACCGACGATGTCGCCGGCACGGTGGCCTTCTACGAGGCGCATTTCCGTTTCGAGGCCCTCTTCACCAGCGACTGGTATGTCCATCTCCAGTCGAAGGAGGACGAGAAGGTGACGCTCGCCGTGCTCGACGGCAGCCACGAGACGATCCCGGCCGTGGGCCGCGGCAAGGTCTCGGGTCTGCTGCTCAATTTCGAGGTCGAGGACGTGGATGCCGTCTATGCGGCCCTATGCGCGGCGGGCCTGCCGATCCTGCGCGATATCAGGGACGAGGATTTCGGCCAGCGCCATTTCATTACCGCCGATTCGAACGGGGTGCTGATCGACGTGATCAAGCCGATCCCGCCGAGCGCGGATTACGCGGCGCTCTACGACGCGTCAATTCTGCCGCAGTGA
- a CDS encoding TetR family transcriptional regulator encodes MARSNKERTEATRLALIEAARRLFVEKGYAETATPDIVAEAGVTRGALYHHFEDKRALFRATLEREAEAVAAHIEAVSIPAGSARAALLLGASAYFDAMAVPGRTRLLLLEAPAVLGFEAVSDIDRDNAEGTLKTGLAGLLGPGADAGKLEALTGLLSAAFDRAAIAIEAGADRKAYENAIAALLDGLVRA; translated from the coding sequence ATGGCACGCAGCAACAAGGAACGCACGGAGGCGACGCGCCTCGCCCTGATCGAGGCCGCACGGCGGCTTTTCGTGGAGAAGGGGTATGCGGAGACCGCGACGCCCGACATCGTGGCCGAGGCCGGGGTGACGCGCGGCGCGCTCTACCATCACTTCGAGGACAAGAGGGCGCTCTTCCGCGCCACGCTGGAACGCGAGGCCGAAGCGGTGGCGGCGCATATCGAAGCCGTCTCCATACCGGCGGGCTCCGCGCGGGCGGCGCTGCTGCTCGGCGCGTCGGCCTATTTCGACGCGATGGCGGTGCCCGGCCGCACGCGCCTGCTGCTGCTCGAAGCGCCGGCCGTGCTCGGTTTCGAGGCGGTGAGCGACATCGACCGGGACAATGCCGAGGGCACGCTGAAGACGGGTCTTGCCGGCCTGCTCGGGCCGGGCGCGGACGCCGGAAAGCTGGAGGCGCTGACCGGCCTCCTCTCCGCCGCCTTCGACCGGGCGGCAATCGCCATCGAGGCGGGCGCCGACCGGAAGGCCTATGAGAACGCGATTGCCGCGTTGCTCGACGGGCTCGTCAGGGCGTAG
- the nth gene encoding endonuclease III — protein sequence MENGKTKKNAPPAPQRRKPAARVKSLYSQDELKEIFRRFSIQRPEPKGELEHVNPFTLVVAVALSAQATDAGVNKATRALFKIADTPERMLALGEEKVRDYIKTIGLYRNKAKNVIALSQMLVDSFGSEVPRTREELVMLPGVGRKTANVVLSMAFGQATMAVDTHIFRIANRLRLAPGKTPDEVEEKLMRLIPDEYLYHAHHWLILHGRYCCKARKPECERCVIADLCKSPEKTCDVPAPLVELPAQMFGPTP from the coding sequence ATGGAAAACGGAAAGACCAAAAAGAACGCGCCCCCCGCCCCGCAGCGCCGCAAGCCGGCCGCGCGGGTGAAGAGCCTCTATTCGCAGGACGAACTGAAGGAAATCTTCCGGCGCTTCTCCATCCAGCGGCCGGAGCCGAAGGGCGAACTGGAGCATGTGAATCCGTTCACGCTCGTCGTCGCCGTGGCGCTTTCCGCCCAGGCGACGGATGCCGGCGTCAACAAGGCGACGCGCGCGCTTTTCAAGATCGCCGACACGCCCGAAAGGATGCTCGCGCTCGGCGAAGAGAAGGTCCGCGACTACATCAAGACGATCGGGCTTTACCGCAACAAGGCGAAGAACGTCATCGCGCTCAGCCAGATGCTCGTCGACAGCTTCGGCAGCGAGGTGCCGCGCACCCGCGAGGAGCTGGTGATGCTGCCGGGCGTCGGCCGGAAGACGGCCAATGTCGTGCTCTCCATGGCCTTCGGACAGGCGACGATGGCGGTCGATACGCACATCTTCCGCATCGCCAACCGCCTGCGCCTCGCGCCCGGCAAGACGCCGGACGAGGTGGAGGAGAAGCTGATGCGGCTCATCCCCGACGAATATCTCTACCACGCGCATCACTGGCTGATCCTGCACGGGCGGTACTGTTGCAAGGCGCGCAAGCCCGAGTGCGAGCGCTGCGTGATTGCCGATCTCTGCAAGTCGCCGGAAAAGACCTGCGACGTACCGGCCCCGCTGGTCGAGCTGCCGGCGCAGATGTTCGGCCCTACGCCCTGA
- a CDS encoding DUF2244 domain-containing protein, with protein MTQGNADITMNDLPVFSAELHPYRSLGRNGHRVFFIIAGALSFAHMAVFMISGAWPVVMFFGVDFLILFGAFWLNNRAAKAKEIVSLSRTNISIRKISPAGKETETVFNPFWARFLVSRKAKIGITAMRLRGNGRETEIGIFLPLDDRERFASAFSGALARVKRGY; from the coding sequence ATGACCCAAGGCAACGCCGACATCACGATGAACGACCTGCCGGTCTTTTCCGCCGAGCTGCACCCCTACCGCTCGCTCGGACGGAACGGGCACCGCGTGTTCTTCATCATCGCGGGCGCGCTCAGCTTCGCCCATATGGCCGTCTTCATGATCTCCGGCGCCTGGCCGGTGGTCATGTTCTTCGGCGTGGATTTCCTGATCCTCTTCGGCGCCTTCTGGCTGAACAACCGCGCGGCCAAGGCGAAGGAAATCGTCTCGCTCTCGCGCACCAACATTTCCATCCGCAAGATCAGCCCGGCCGGCAAGGAGACGGAGACCGTCTTCAACCCGTTCTGGGCGCGCTTCCTCGTCTCGCGCAAGGCCAAGATCGGCATCACCGCCATGCGCCTGCGCGGCAACGGCCGCGAGACCGAGATCGGCATCTTCCTGCCGCTCGACGACCGCGAGCGCTTCGCCTCCGCCTTTTCCGGCGCGCTTGCCCGCGTGAAGCGGGGATACTAG
- a CDS encoding bifunctional helix-turn-helix domain-containing protein/methylated-DNA--[protein]-cysteine S-methyltransferase gives MNIAATLQTDITPEGDDYTTVRRVIEMITEDYRDQPGLEDIAGRLGQSPTQLQKTFTRWAGLSPKAFLQAVTLDHAKRLLRQEELPLLETSFEVGLSGPGRLHDLFVTHEAMSPGEWKARGAGLTIRYGLHPSPFGQALVMITDRGLAGLAFTDETDGMDAFEDMSSRWPNADYVEDREATAAYAERIFDPERWDPKEPLRVVLIGSDFQVRVWEALLRIPMGCAVTYSSIAETLGQPTASRAVGAAVGRNPISFVVPCHRALGKSGALTGYHWGLTRKRAMLGWESGKA, from the coding sequence ATGAATATTGCCGCGACGTTGCAGACCGACATCACCCCCGAAGGCGACGACTACACGACCGTCCGCCGCGTCATCGAAATGATCACCGAGGATTATCGCGACCAGCCGGGGCTGGAGGATATTGCCGGCCGTCTCGGCCAGTCGCCGACGCAGTTGCAGAAGACCTTCACCCGCTGGGCCGGCCTTTCACCGAAGGCCTTCCTGCAGGCCGTGACGCTCGACCACGCCAAGCGCCTGCTGCGCCAGGAAGAGCTGCCGCTGCTCGAAACGAGCTTCGAGGTGGGCCTTTCCGGCCCCGGCCGGCTGCATGATCTCTTCGTCACGCACGAGGCCATGTCGCCCGGCGAATGGAAGGCGCGCGGGGCGGGCCTGACGATCCGCTACGGCCTGCACCCCTCCCCCTTCGGCCAGGCGCTCGTGATGATCACCGACCGGGGGCTTGCCGGCCTCGCCTTCACCGACGAGACGGACGGCATGGACGCCTTCGAGGATATGTCCTCGCGCTGGCCGAATGCCGACTATGTCGAGGACCGCGAGGCGACCGCCGCCTATGCGGAACGCATCTTCGACCCGGAGCGCTGGGACCCGAAGGAGCCGCTGCGCGTCGTGCTGATCGGCTCGGATTTCCAGGTCCGCGTCTGGGAGGCGCTGCTGCGCATTCCCATGGGCTGCGCCGTCACCTATTCCTCCATCGCCGAAACGCTCGGTCAGCCGACCGCCTCACGCGCGGTCGGCGCCGCCGTCGGCCGCAATCCCATCTCCTTCGTGGTGCCCTGCCACCGGGCGCTGGGCAAGAGCGGCGCGCTCACCGGCTACCATTGGGGCCTGACGCGCAAGCGCGCCATGCTGGGCTGGGAATCGGGCAAAGCCTGA